A stretch of DNA from Spirosoma endbachense:
GACGTTATCTTTCAGGTTATAGTCCAGAATCAGGATCGCTAACTGCTTCACACGATGATCGGCCAGGAAAAATAACGATTCAATCCGCCGATCAAAACTCCGTACCATTACGTCGGCGCTGCCACCGTATATCTTTGGATCGCCGTTATTATGGAAATAATAAACCCGCGTGTGTTCCAGAAAATCGCCAACGATCGACCGAACCGTAATGTTCTCACTAAGGCCGGTTCGGTGGGGGCGTAAACAGCAAATACTTCTGACAATGAGCCGGATTGGAACACCTGCCTGCGACGCTTTGTACAATTCGTCGATCACCAGTTTGTCTTCCAGCGAGTTGACCTTTATACAGATGCCACTTGGTAAACCACGCTGGGCGTTATCGGCTTCGACCCTGATCAGTCGAAGTAACTGTTCGCGCATGTCGCGGGGAGCCGTAATGAGGTACTGGTATTCGTTGGGCAGAGAATGGCCCGTAATAACGTTGAAAAACTCTGAGATATCGTGCGTATAGGTCTCATTGGTTGTCAGAAGGCCAATGTCCGTATATAACTTCGATGTATCTTCATTGTAATTACCCGTGGCCATGTGAGCATAGCGTACAACACGGCTGCCTTCATTGCGTACAACCAGTAGAAGTTTGGTGTGCGTTTTATACCGGCTGATTCCATAAATGACAAAGCATCCCGCTTTTTGCAGGCGCTGGGCTTCACGAATATTATTCTCTTCATCGAAGCGTGCTTTCACTTCAAACAGTACCGAAACGTGCTTGCCATTTTCAGCCGCTTTCAACAGCGCTTCCGTAACCCGTGATCGCTTGGCCAGCCGGTAAACGGTGATTTTAATGGCCAGTACATGCGGATCTTCAGCGGCCTGTTCGAGGAGTTGTAATACGGGCTCGAAATTGTTGTAAGGGTGATGAAGGAGTAAGTCGCGCTGTTTAATGATCTCAAAAATATCGTCGTTTTTGTCGCGACCAAGACCCAGCGGTGGAACGGGTACATGAGGCCGAGGCATATCGTCTTTAAATTCCGGATGGCCGATGATTTGCCAGAAGGCCGAAAAATCAAGTATTGTCTTCGACTCAAAAATATTCAGGTCATCGATTTCCCAGCGCTTTTTGAGTAGGTTCATCATCCAGGGTGAAGCCACTTGACCATTGCTGTCTGTTTCAACCTCAACGCGCGTTACACGACCGAGCCGACGACTTTTGATTTTCTGCCGTACTTCGTCCAGAAAATCGACTTCATCATCGTCGTTTTCGTCGAGCGTAAAGTCGCCGTTACGTGTGATACGAAATAGGTTAACGGAAAGAATTTCGACGTTACGGTAGAGCTTTTTTATATTTTGCCTAACGATCTCTTCAATTGGAACGAACACGATAGTATCCTCCCGTTCGAATGACAGAAAGCGCGGCAGGTTGGCCGGAATCTGGACAAACGATAACCGTTGCCGATCATCTTCATCTTCTGAACGCAGACTCTGGAGGTTAGCGCCGTCCGGATTTTGCGTTACCACACCAAATATGAGCACTTTGGCTAATAGCACCGGAAACGTGTGCGTATAGTCGTAGAGCATTGGTGTCAATGTTGGATAGATTGCCCGATCGAAATAGCCTGTCGCTTCCGTTTTTTCGTCGGCCGTAAGGCCACTATAGTTGGCTAGCTGAAGACCATTTTCGAGAAAAAGGGGCAACAGCTGATCCGTAAACACAGCCTGCTGGTCGCGGCAGAATTGCTGGGAAGTCGTAAATAATGCTTTCCGAAAGGGTACTTCGCGTAAGCCGGAATAATCGACACGCTGTTTATGATAATCGAGGTAATTGTATAGACTTCCAACCCGGATCATAAAGAACTCATCAAGATTCGAGGCCGAAATCGCCAGGAATTTCAATCGTTCCATGAGGGTCCGATCCTGAAGAGGAGGTTCTACACGACGGGCCTGATCCAGCACCCGTTCATTGAATTTAAGCCAGCTTAAATCGCGGCTGAGGTAGTCACTTTGATCAATGACACTACTAACTTTTTCGCTAACCTTTGCCATTTTGTCGGTTACTGTCGTAGCTTGATCTTGCTGACGGTGAGTAAAACGGGAAACAATGTTACCCAGTATCGTACGGTTGGGATTAAGGGAATAACGCATACTGAATTTAGAACTTTGAAGTAAAACAAAAAAGCGGGCTTTTCAGCCCGCTCTATGTTATCTTTCGGTTAAACATCCACTCGGGCATATTTAGCGTTTCGTTCGATGAAGTCGCGTCGGGGAGCAACTTCATCGCCCATCAGGGTTGAAAAGACGTGATCAGCATCGGCGGCCGACTCAACGGTCACAATCTTGAGAGTTCGCGTGTCGGGGTTCATCGTCGTGCTCCAGAGCTGTTCGGCGTTCATCTCACCCAGACCTTTATAACGCTGTACACCTACATTTTCTTCTCGACCACTACCGGCAAGTTCTTTAACGGCTACTTCGCGTTGCGCTTCAGTCCAGCAATACCGTTCTTCTTTGCCTTTTTTGACAAGATAGAGTGGTGGCTGAGCAATGTAGATATAGCCGTTATCAATGAGCGCTTTCATGTTGCGATAGAAAAGCGTCAGGATCAGTGTCCGGATGTGACTACCATCAACATCGGCATCGGTCATGATAATGATTTTGTGGTAGCGAAGCTTTTCCAGATTCATTACCGTTTCGTCATCTTTCTTTTCGAGCCGCACGCCGAGAGCGGTCCATATATTCTTGATCTCTTCGTTTTCGTAGATCTTGTGCTCCATTGCCTTCTCGACGTTCAGGATTTTACCACGCAGTGGCAGAATCGCCTGAAACGCCCGGTTGCGGCCCTGTTTGGCCGTTCCACCAGCCGAGTCACCCTCTACGAGGTAAAGTTCACACTTCTCCGGATCGGTGTCAGAACAGTCGGCAAGCTTACCGGGCAGGCCCATACCACCCATGAAGTCCTTGCGCTCGGTCATGATACGCTTGTAGGCCAGATCGGCGGCAATCCGCGCCTGAGCCGATACCAGCACTTTCTTCACGATACCGGCTGCCGTCTTGGGGTTTTCTTCCAGCCAGGTTTCCAGCAGGTCGGCCATTGTCTGGCTAACCGCACTGACTACTTCCTGATTCCCCAGCTTGGTTTTGGTTTGTCCCTCAAATTGAGGCTCCTGAACTTTTACCGAGATAACAGCGGTGAGTCCTTTGCGGAAGTCTTCGCCACTAAACGTTACTTTCCCGGAGTTCTTGGGCAATACGCCGGGGTTCTTGTCGGCATAGTTCTTCAAGACCCGTGTTAGTGCCGAGCGGAAGCCCTGTACGTGTGTACCGCCTTCGTGCGTATTGATGTTATTGACATACGACAGGACATTTTCGCCTGCTTCGTAATTATACACCAAAGCAACCTGTACGGGAGTAGCGCCCTTCGTGCTCTCCATGTAAATGGGCTTCATGCCATCAAGTGCAGGGCGGGTTTCATCCAGATATTGCACGAATTCGACCAGACCGCCTTCTGAAAAGAAATCGTCCTGGCGGATGGGCTCACCGGCTTCATCCAATTCCCGCATATCTTTCAGGAAAACGTGAATACCCTTGTTCAGATAAGCCAGTTCACGCAGTCGACCAGCTACTGTGTCGTACTTATAAACTGTATCGGTAAAAATGCTGGCGTCGGGCTTGAAATGCGTCGTTGTACCCGTATCGGTGGCATCACCAATAACGCGGACATCGTACTGAGGGACGCCAATTTTATATTCCTGTTCAAAAATTCTGCCTTCGCGGTGAACTTCCACACGAACGTCGGTCGAGAGCGCATTTACGCAGGAAACGCCCACGCCGTGCAGACCACCGGATACTTTATAGGTGTCTTTATCGAACTTACCACCGGCGTGTAATATCGTCATGGCAATTTCGAGTGCCGACTTACCCATTTTGGTATTGATACCTGTTGGGATACCCCGGCCATTATCCTGTACTGTAACCGAGTTGTCAGGATTTATTGTTACAGTGATCTTGTCGCAGTAGCCTGCTAAAGCCTCGTCAATAGAGTTATCAACAACTTCCCAGATGAGGTGGTGCAAGCCGCGCGTACCTACGTCGCCAATGTACATGGATGGACGTTTGCGAACGGCTTCCAGACCTTCTAACACCTGGATGTTATCGGCACCATAGTTGCCTAGCGCGGTTTCAACGGGAGCATCTGCTTCAATCAGTTCGTTGGTCATATCGGAATGGGAGCGTGTCTGAAATTTGCTGTTTATGGCTCGATAAATGACAAAATCAGGTGAGCCTAACAGATTGTAAAAATACAAAAATAATTTGTCTTTTCCTAGGTCTTTTGGTAAGATTGCCTTAATATACGTAAAATTATTTTATTCCCCAATTTGACCGATAAGTAGTGGATTTTAGCGGGTTTATGGTCGATTTATGGCCTATTCTCTGACAGTTGATCATCCAATCGATAACGCCATAAATGACATTTTTCATCAGCTTTTTTTAGCGCGGGGATTTCCCGAAAAAGTATTATTAGCCAACATGAAATTTGCCGATGTTTAACGCTCATTATTGTGCGTTAAACACAAAACTTAGCAGGAGGCCCCAGAAGCATAACCGGATGCTCAGAACGGTAACCAGTTTGGTAAAAAGAAGCCAGGTCTCGTGATGGCCTGGCTTTGTTATGATGGATTGAAAAACGCTATTAGTCTTCGGGATAAGGGATATAAACAAAGCCGGCAAAATCACCATGTACGACAAACAGACAGCAATATTCGTCCGGTTGCTTGTAATTTTCTTTCCACAAATCCAGCGATTCTGCACCAATCAGGGCGCGTTGGATGAACTCGTCCAGAAACGATGCTTTATAGTTCCATTGATTGTCGAGTTCAGTGGCCCCAATCAGTAACTGGCCTACCGGAACATCACGGCGTGAAGCGACAAAAACCGGATACTCTGAGAAGCCACGTTTCCTGATCTGGTACGAAGCCTCTTTCAACTGATCGGCTACTTTGATAAAATCCGACGATATCACACCCATCAACTCTTTGTTGACATCATACGAATTGGCATCGTCGAGTAGGGTATTTTCGTTGCTATGGTTAATCATGCTAAAAAGTTTTCACCGGTTCGCCGGTGCGGTTTTCAGTTTTCAGTACTGTCGCGCCAGTAAGGCTCACCTGCTACAGAAGACTATAAACTGAAGACATTGTAAAACTTAAAATCGGGCGGCCAGCAACAGATCTAAATCCTTGAAGCGCATGTTGAACTTCCGGGCGATGTAGGCGTTAGTGAGCGTTCCCTTATGAGCATAAACACCTTTCATGAACCAACGGTTCGCATACATCATCTGCTCAATACCACCCGTAGTGCCAGTTTCAAGCAGAAAAGGTAAAAAGATGTTACTCAAGGCCATACTAGCCGTATAGGCGACGCGTGCTGCAATATTGGGTACGCAGTAGTGGATGACGCCCATGTGCTTAAATGTGGGGTGTTTATGGGTCGTCATGCGTGAGGTTTCGAAGTTGCCGCCTTGATCGATTGACACATCGATGATCACAGAGCCCGGTTTCATGCGGCTAATCATCTCCTCGGTTACAACAATCGGACTTAGGCCATCTTCTGCCCGCATGGCACCAATGACCACATCTGCCCGCTGAATGGCTTCTGCCAGTGTGTCGGAGTCGATAATAGACGTGTAAACGTGTTGGCCAACGGAATATTTGAGCCGCTGGAGCTTATACAGATGTTTGTCGAATACCTTCACGTCGGAACCCATACCCAGGGCCGTCCGGACGGCATATTCGGTAACGGTTCCGGCTCCGAGCATCACTACTTTGGTGGGAGGTACTCCCGTAATGCCACCCAGAATAATGCCACGCCCATTATCGGCGTTGCTCAGGTATTCACCGGCAATCAGCATGACGGTACTGCCTGCAATCTCGCTCATCGAGCGGATAATGAGCATATTGCCAGCCTGATCTTCAATGTATTCGTACCCGAAAGCTGTCAGGTTTTTGTTGTTGATTTTCTCGAAATAGCCCCGGTCATGAGCGGGTAAATTCAGGGCTGAAATAACCGTACTGCCTGATTTTATGTGGTCGAACTCCGACTCGACGAGGGGTTCAACTTTTAGGATCAGATTGGCCTCATATACTTCCTGGGGCGATTGCGCAACCTGTGCTCCGGCTTCACTGTATTCCGTATCCGAGAATTTGGCTTTTTCGCCAGCTCCTTTTTCAACAATTACGTTGTGGCCGTTACGGACCAGAATGGCCACGGCTTCGGGCGTGAGTGCGATACGGTTCTCCTGAAGAGATACTTCTTTCGGTAGACCGATAAGTAAACCGTTCCGACTGGTCTTTACGGCCATCGGAGCTTCTTTGGGATATAAGGCCGTTTGCTTAGCCAATTCCTCGAATCCAGTCACTTGCTAATCGTTTTCAGTTTTCGATAGATAGAAACATGAATCGGTACGTGTCTACCCTTCGAAAACTAGTCAACTGATAAAGTTTCCACCGTTCGGCGGCCGACATGATCGGCTGAAAGATGGATCTGATAGTACGTGGCAGGCCACAGCGATTCGATGCGTTCCGGCCACTCAATGAAACAATAATAACCTGAATCAAAATACTCTTCGATACCAATATCCAGCGCTTCGGCTTCATTGCGGAGTCGGTAGCAATCGAAGTGATAGACCGACCTGCCTTCGTGCGTTGTATACTCGTTAACAATCGAAAAGGTTGGACTTTGCACCATACTAACAACACCTAATGCCCGGCAAAGTGCTTTAATCAGTGTTGTTTTGCCAGCACCCATCTCGCCTTCAAACAGCCATACCGAATACTTGCGTCCTTCGGCGAGTAATTGATGGGCAACCGTATCTAATTCGTCGAGTCGATGAAAGTGTAACGTCATAATCCGGCATTAATCTGGATTAGTCAATTCAGACCGAGTCAATTCAGACCGAGTCAGTTCAGACCGAGCCAATACGAAACGAATTAATTCGTATCCAGAAACTAACAGCCTGCAAAGATACAGATTTTTAGGAGGTCCACTCTTTTCGCATTGGTTTACTTAATAGCTTCTTAGCTTCCGGGTCGTTTCACGGGTTAGTGATGCATCTCCACACCATTCCTGTAGCACTTGACTAGCCCTTGTCACCTTTGCCAGAAAGCTGTTTAATCAATGTCCGACGATTGGGTTGGGCGGATAAAAATTTTCATAAATCAGGATTCTGGCGACAAAAAAAGTGGGCAGCCGAACATCTTTATCTGTTCACTGCCCACTTGTGCTGCTTATAGGAAATTAGGACTTTCGCTTCAATCCGTGCCACCGCAGCCGCGGACGGTGGTTTCTAATCGTGCTCCTAATAACCACGGTCCGCCGTTGCGACCGTCCGCGGCTGCGGTGGCACGGCTCGAAACGAAAGTCCTGAAAATTAATAGCCCGGATTCTGTTTTAGTGTTTCCTTGCCACTAATCTTACTATTCAAAATCTCCTGCAATGGAATCGGGTAATATTCGTGCTTACCTTTCGAGAAGGAGGCTCCATTGAAATACGTGCGCAGGCGGGCCTCTTTCGCCATATAGGCATTGAGAGTCTGATCAGCTATACCCCAGCGTACCAGGTCAAAGAAGCGGTGACCTTCCATGCCAAATTCCAGCCGATGCTCGAACCGTACGGCCGTGCGGGCAGCGGCTTTATCAGCCCATGAAGTTGTATACTGGCTGATCACATAATTAGCTGCTGGCTTACCGTCATCCAGTTTCACAAAACCATCGGGATTAGCGGCCCGTTTCCGGATCACGTTGACGTATTCCCTGGCTTTTTCGAGGCTACCTACTTCAATTTCACACTCGGCCAGC
This window harbors:
- the ppk1 gene encoding polyphosphate kinase 1 codes for the protein MRYSLNPNRTILGNIVSRFTHRQQDQATTVTDKMAKVSEKVSSVIDQSDYLSRDLSWLKFNERVLDQARRVEPPLQDRTLMERLKFLAISASNLDEFFMIRVGSLYNYLDYHKQRVDYSGLREVPFRKALFTTSQQFCRDQQAVFTDQLLPLFLENGLQLANYSGLTADEKTEATGYFDRAIYPTLTPMLYDYTHTFPVLLAKVLIFGVVTQNPDGANLQSLRSEDEDDRQRLSFVQIPANLPRFLSFEREDTIVFVPIEEIVRQNIKKLYRNVEILSVNLFRITRNGDFTLDENDDDEVDFLDEVRQKIKSRRLGRVTRVEVETDSNGQVASPWMMNLLKKRWEIDDLNIFESKTILDFSAFWQIIGHPEFKDDMPRPHVPVPPLGLGRDKNDDIFEIIKQRDLLLHHPYNNFEPVLQLLEQAAEDPHVLAIKITVYRLAKRSRVTEALLKAAENGKHVSVLFEVKARFDEENNIREAQRLQKAGCFVIYGISRYKTHTKLLLVVRNEGSRVVRYAHMATGNYNEDTSKLYTDIGLLTTNETYTHDISEFFNVITGHSLPNEYQYLITAPRDMREQLLRLIRVEADNAQRGLPSGICIKVNSLEDKLVIDELYKASQAGVPIRLIVRSICCLRPHRTGLSENITVRSIVGDFLEHTRVYYFHNNGDPKIYGGSADVMVRSFDRRIESLFFLADHRVKQLAILILDYNLKDNVNSYELMEDGDFKKCQVPTGGQPFNLHQRFFEVTEKEALETRLFDPEIKPAEVAKIEEEYQEGAERAIANI
- the gyrB gene encoding DNA topoisomerase (ATP-hydrolyzing) subunit B is translated as MTNELIEADAPVETALGNYGADNIQVLEGLEAVRKRPSMYIGDVGTRGLHHLIWEVVDNSIDEALAGYCDKITVTINPDNSVTVQDNGRGIPTGINTKMGKSALEIAMTILHAGGKFDKDTYKVSGGLHGVGVSCVNALSTDVRVEVHREGRIFEQEYKIGVPQYDVRVIGDATDTGTTTHFKPDASIFTDTVYKYDTVAGRLRELAYLNKGIHVFLKDMRELDEAGEPIRQDDFFSEGGLVEFVQYLDETRPALDGMKPIYMESTKGATPVQVALVYNYEAGENVLSYVNNINTHEGGTHVQGFRSALTRVLKNYADKNPGVLPKNSGKVTFSGEDFRKGLTAVISVKVQEPQFEGQTKTKLGNQEVVSAVSQTMADLLETWLEENPKTAAGIVKKVLVSAQARIAADLAYKRIMTERKDFMGGMGLPGKLADCSDTDPEKCELYLVEGDSAGGTAKQGRNRAFQAILPLRGKILNVEKAMEHKIYENEEIKNIWTALGVRLEKKDDETVMNLEKLRYHKIIIMTDADVDGSHIRTLILTLFYRNMKALIDNGYIYIAQPPLYLVKKGKEERYCWTEAQREVAVKELAGSGREENVGVQRYKGLGEMNAEQLWSTTMNPDTRTLKIVTVESAADADHVFSTLMGDEVAPRRDFIERNAKYARVDV
- a CDS encoding alanine dehydrogenase, translating into MTGFEELAKQTALYPKEAPMAVKTSRNGLLIGLPKEVSLQENRIALTPEAVAILVRNGHNVIVEKGAGEKAKFSDTEYSEAGAQVAQSPQEVYEANLILKVEPLVESEFDHIKSGSTVISALNLPAHDRGYFEKINNKNLTAFGYEYIEDQAGNMLIIRSMSEIAGSTVMLIAGEYLSNADNGRGIILGGITGVPPTKVVMLGAGTVTEYAVRTALGMGSDVKVFDKHLYKLQRLKYSVGQHVYTSIIDSDTLAEAIQRADVVIGAMRAEDGLSPIVVTEEMISRMKPGSVIIDVSIDQGGNFETSRMTTHKHPTFKHMGVIHYCVPNIAARVAYTASMALSNIFLPFLLETGTTGGIEQMMYANRWFMKGVYAHKGTLTNAYIARKFNMRFKDLDLLLAARF
- the tsaE gene encoding tRNA (adenosine(37)-N6)-threonylcarbamoyltransferase complex ATPase subunit type 1 TsaE; translated protein: MTLHFHRLDELDTVAHQLLAEGRKYSVWLFEGEMGAGKTTLIKALCRALGVVSMVQSPTFSIVNEYTTHEGRSVYHFDCYRLRNEAEALDIGIEEYFDSGYYCFIEWPERIESLWPATYYQIHLSADHVGRRTVETLSVD